A part of Puntigrus tetrazona isolate hp1 chromosome 21, ASM1883169v1, whole genome shotgun sequence genomic DNA contains:
- the ubap1 gene encoding ubiquitin-associated protein 1, translated as MAARKSGSDIHNNGPVSYLDDVPFKINEKFRCPSKVGLPIGFCLSDCNAILSDLQYDFSLERRSVQWGEELAKARAAEARAAEAARTDSENERQAAAQEADVGLVGGKKARPSDEQDVVPPALNPVLAGLRHNAILTPLPAPSFGPTRPAPSNPAPQSLNLADFEREEDPFDKLELKTLDDKEELRNILQSQPQSSVSQPQLPPVEHRPASPSDTPPLQAKAGIFHKPNGLVGLLDLDRGGVVTPHGQIDADRPCNIRSLTFPKLSDPGDSPSEPTFSIYPAAQPRSLSNGTPPSLQRTASSTNTTLPQEQPVFPQNGTQKQSNQVTATNHPPATTILHGLSPSERQCVETIVGMGYSYEGVLKAMQRQGQNVEQVLEYLFTHSRLCDRGFDATAVEECLEMYQGSEEKSLEFLQLMSRFGEMGFERDTIKEVLLVHNNDQDKALEDLMARAAAS; from the exons ATGGCTGCGAGGAAGTCTGGATCAGATATCCACAACAACG GACCTGTCAGCTACCTTGATGATGTTCCTTTTAAGATCAATGAGAAGTTCCGCTGTCCCTCAAAAGTGGGTCTTCCCATTGGATTCTGTTTGTCTGATTGTAATGCCATACTTTCGGATCTGCAA TATGACTTTAGTCTAGAGAGACGAAGCGTTCAGTGGGGGGAAGAGCTTGCCAAAGCGCGAGCTGCTGAGGCTCGAGCAGCAGAAGCTGCCCGAACAGACTCTGAAAACGAAAGGCAGGCTGCTGCTCAGGAAGCGGATGTTGGATTGGTTGGGGGGAAGAAAGCACGTCCCTCCGATGAGCAGGACGTTGTCCCACCGGCATTGAACCCCGTTTTAGCTGGCCTGCGGCATAACGCAATCCTCACGCCTCTCCCAGCCCCATCTTTTGGACCGACACGACCAGCACCTAGCAACCCAGCCCCCCAGAGTCTAAACTTAGCTGACTTTGAACGAGAGGAGGACCCTTTTGACAAACTAGAGCTTAAAACACTGGACGACAAAGAGGAGTTGCGGAATATTCTGCAGAGCCAACCGCAGTCGTCCGTTTCGCAGCCTCAGCTTCCTCCAGTAGAACATCGCCCCGCTTCTCCCAGCGATACGCCTCCTCTTCAGGCCAAAGCAGGAATCTTCCATAAACCCAATGGACTGGTTGGACTGCTGGACTTAGACCGGGGTGGGGTTGTGACCCCCCATGGACAGATTGATGCAGACCGCCCATGTAACATTCGCTCACTGACTTTCCCCAAGCTTTCAGACCCAGGTGACTCTCCCTCAGAACCGACTTTCAGCATTTACCCAGCAGCCCAACCACGCAGCCTATCCAATGGCACTCCACCATCTCTGCAGAGAACGGCATCAAGTACCAACACAACACTCCCACAAGAGCAACCTGTCTTCCCTCAGAATGGGACACAAAAGCAG TCAAACCAGGTCACAGCGACTAACCATCCACCTGCTACCACAATCCTGCACGGCCTCTCTCCCAGCGAAAGACAGTGTGTGGAGACGATTGTGGGCATGGGTTATTCATATGAGGGTGTACTCAAAGCCATGCAGAGACAAGGACAGAATGTGGAACAG GTGCTGGAATACCTGTTTACTCACAGTCGACTGTGCGATAGAGGTTTTGATGCGACTGCTGTGGAGGAGTGCTTGGAGATGTACCAGGGTTCAGAGGAAAAG TCTTTGGAGTTTCTGCAGCTGATGTCTCGGTTTGGAGAAATGGGCTTTGAGAGGGACACAATTAAAGAGGTACTGCTCGTGCACAATAATGACCAGGACAAGGCACTAGAGGATCTGATGGCCCGTGCAGCTGCGAGCTGA